DNA sequence from the Halobacterium sp. DL1 genome:
CTCGCGATGCTCATCCTCAGTTCGGGGGTGAGCCGGACCGGCCTCGTCCAGATTATCGGCCGGAAGATGGCCGCGTTCGCGGGCACCAGCAAGCGCCGCCAGCTACTCGCGACCATCGGCGCCGGCGGCCCCGTTTCCGGGTTCATCAACAACACGCCGGTCGTCGCCATCCTCGTCCCGGTCGTCTCGGACCTCGCGCACAAGGGGAAGACGAGCCCGTCGAAGCTGCTCATCCCGCTGTCGTTCGCCTCGATGCTCGGTGGGATGTTGACGCTCATCGGGACGTCGACGAACCTGCTCGCCAGCGAGACGGCCGCCCGCCTCGGCGAGTCACAGGGCATCGAGAGCCTCCACGCGTTCTCGATGTTCGAGTTCACGCAGCTCGGCGTCCTCGTCCTCGTCGTGGGGTCGCTCTACCTGTTCACGGTCGGCTACCGGCTGCTCCCCGAGCGCGTCCCGCCCGAGGACGACTACCTCACGGAGTACGAGATGAGCGACTACCTCGCTGAGGTGGTCGTCGGGGAGTCCTCGCCGCTCGTCGGGAAGACCGTCAGCGAGGCCATCGACGTGGACCGCTTCGACGCCGACGTCCTGCAGCTCGTCCGCGGCGACGAGCGGTTCATCAGGCCCATCGGCCAGAAGGTCATCCGACCGGGGGACGTCCTCGCCATCCGCACCGACCGGGACACTCTCGGCGGCATCTCGTCGGTCGACGACCTCTCGCTGGTCGGGACCCCGGAGACGGAGGACGAACTCGAACCGACGACCCAGGAGGAGCAGGCGCTCGTCGAGGTCGTCATCCAGTCGGGGTCGTCGCTCGTCGGGGAGACCCTGGCCTCGGCGTCGTTCCGCAACCGCTACGACGCGAACGTGCTGGCGTTCCGCTCGCGCGGCGAGACGCTCCACGAGCGCATGGACCGCGTCGAGATGCGCGTCGGGGACACGCTGCTCGTCCAGGCGCCTCGGGACAGCATCGACCGCCTCTCGACGAGCCAGGACTTCATCGTCGCCCACGAACCCGACGAACCCGACTACCGCAGCGAGAAGATTCCCCACGCAATCGCCGTCATCGTCGGCGTCGTCGTCGCGGCGACGGTGACGCCGCTGCACATCGTTACCACCGCGCTCGGCGGCGTCGTGGCGATGGTCGCCCTCGGCGTTCTCCGCCCCGCGGAGGTGTACGACTCCGTCGACTGGAACGTCATCTTCCTGCTCGCCGGTGTCATCCCGCTGGGCATCGCGCTCGAGCAGACCGGCGCCGCCGCGCTGCTCGGGTCGCTGGTCGCGTCGACGGGCACCGTCCTCCCCGCGGTCGGCGTGCTGTGGGTGTTCTACGTCTTCACAGGACTAATCACAGGCGTCATCAGCAACAACGCGAGCGTCGTGTTGATGATTCCGGTGGCCGTCGAGGCGGCCGTCGACATCGGCGCGAACCCGTTCGCGTTCGTCCTCGCGGTGACGTTCGCCGCCTCGACGTCGTTCATGACGCCCGTCGGCTACCAGACGAACCTCTTCGTCTACGGCCCCGGCGACTACCGCTTCGGGGACTTCTTCCGGGTCGGCTTCCCGCTCCAGATGCTGCTCTCCGTGGTCACCGTCGCGGGCATCGTCGCCTTCTGGGGGCTCTGACGCGGGCGCCCGCCGTCAGAACGACCGGGTCACTCGAATTTGACGCCCACGTCGTGGAGCCCCTCGTTGTTGATGGCGAGGTTGATGAGCAGCGGCGTCAGCGACTCGACCTCGGCGGCGTTCGCCAGCGGTCCGGCGTCGAGCGCCCGGAGCCCCTCGATGCCCGACGCGAGGTCCGCGACGTTCCGCTTCGCGTCGCCGTCGTCCCCGACCACGAGCGTGTCCAGGTCGAGTTCCACGTCGAGGTTCGCGACGCGGTCCGCCGAGAGGTTGTGGAACGCGCCGACGACGGCCACCTCGTCGGGCGCGGCGTCCACGACCAGCCTGGTGACGCTGCCCGCCTCTGGCGGGTTGTAGCCGAAGCCGCCCTCTCGCTTCTTCATCCCGACCGCGGGCGAGACCAGCAGCGTGTCGTCGTCGAGTCGGTCCGCGATCTCGTGGACGAGGTCCGCGACGTGGTAGGCCGGCACCGCCAGCACGACGACGTCCGCGCGGTCGGCCGCCATCGCGTTCTCGAACCCCGTGATCTTCTTCTCGACGCCGCGGCTGTCGAGTTCGGTCTCGTACCCCTCGGCCTTCGCCCGCGCCTTCTCCGGGTCCCGCGAGCCGATGACGACCTCGTGGTCGGTGTGGTAGGCCCACCGGAGCGCGAGCGCTTCGCCGATGTCGCCGGTTCCGCCGAGTAACGCGATTCGCATACTCGTGAGTCGCCGCGCACGCGAATAAGGATTGGTGGTACCGGCGGCTACCGACAAGGGGCGGCGCGCTGGTCAGTCCGAGTCGAGAATCGCGGGCAGGTCGTTCACGGAGTCCAGCACGCGGTCGGCGTCCGCGTCGTCGTACTTCCGCCGCCCCGAGTCGCCCGTGAGCCCGCCGGTCAGCACGCCCACGCCGTAGTAGGTCCGCTCGGCGTCGGCCTCCCGGGCGTTCACCGCCGTCTGCACGTCGTCGAGCGTGTCCCCGACGAACACCACGCTGTCGGCGTCCGTGCGCTCGGCCAGTTCCACGAGCGCCCGGGGGTCGGGTTTCCCCTCGTCCCAGTCGTCCATCGTGAACCGGCGGTTCTCGGGGACGTCAAGGCCGGCGCGGTCGAGCGCGATGGTCGCCTCGTCGGCCGGCCGACCGGTCAGCACGCAGACCGGGTAGCGCTCGGTCAGCCACTCGACCGTCTCTGGAGTGACCAGCACGGATTCGTCGTTGATGTAGCCCGGGGTGTCCAGTTCAGCCTCGCCACCCTCGAGCTCCTCGTACAGCGCCGACCCGAGGTAGAGCTGCTGGAACACCTCGCGCAGGCGGTCCGGGTCCCACTCGTCGAAGACGCGTTCCGCGGTGTCCGAATCGAGGCGCGCGCGTACGACCTCCTCCGCGCCGGCGAGGCCGCCGCCGCGCTCGGCAATCTCGTCGGTGAACGCGACCACGTCGCCGTCGTACCCCTCTCGCTTACTGAGCACGAACAGCGCCGCGGCGTCGGTGAGCGTCCAGTCGTTGTTGAACCCGCCCGCGTCCTTGAACTGCTGGACCGCGGCCTTCTCGATGGTGTCCCCGTAGACGTGCTCGACGGACTCGACGATGGCGCGCCGGTAGGAATCGGCCACGTCGACGAGCACCCCGTCGATGTCGAGCACGACTGCCTCGACTTGCATGCCCCCACCGAGGCCGCCCGGCGAGAAGTCAGTTACGCGTCCGCGCGACGAACAGCGTCCCCGTCTCGACGGTGCGCCGGTCGACGGGCACCGCCGGCTGGTCGCCGCCCAGGGTCGTGAACAGGCACGCCGCGTCCGCCCGCTCGGCCACGTCGAGGAGCGCGCGGTGGAGCTCCGGCGGGCAGTTCAGCGCGTACACCGCGTCGGCGTTCGCGTACACCGCCGGGTCTGGGTCGGTCACGTCGTCGACGACGAACCGGACTCCGTCGGGGACCTCACGCTCGTGGACGTCCGTCGCCGTCACCGCGTGCCCGCTCGCCGCGAGCGTCGCCGCCACGTTCGGGCGCCGACCGATTCCGACCTCGACCAGGCGGTCGAACTCCGCGAGCACGTCGGCGACGTTGGGTGGTTTCCCCACGCCGGGATGTTTATGTCTCGCGGCGTTTAACGTCACCTCATGCGCGTAGACATCGTCCCCGTCGGCGACGTGCCCGCGCAGGTCAAGCGCGAGGCCTCCTCGAGCCTCCGCTCGGTCTACGACTGCGACGTGGTCGTCGCCAGCGAACAAGAGGTTCCCCAGGGGGCGTACGACGACGCGCGAAGCCAGTACCGCGCCGCGGAACTCATCGACCTCGCGACCCGCGTCAGCGACGGCGACAAGACCCTCGCCATCACCCCCGAGGACCTCTTCTACCGCCGCCGCAACTACGTCTTCGGCCTCGCGTACCTCGACGGCCGGGGCTGCGTCGTCTCCACCTACCGGCTCCAGACGTCGAGTGACGGCGGCTTCTCCGAGCGCCCCGCTGCCGACGTCTTCGACGACCGCGTCCGCAAGGAGGTCGTCCACGAACTCGGCCACACGCTCGGCCTCGAACACTGCGACAACAACCGCTGCGCGATGAACTTCTCCCCCACCGTCCGGGAGGTCGACCGCAAGGAGGAGAACCTCTGCGGGAGCTGCCAAAGAACCGTTTTCTGACGGACCTTTTGCGCTGCGGGCTGGCTTCGCCAGCCCTCGGCAAAACCTCCACCAAAAGCACTCCTCGCTCACTTCGCTAGCGCTCCGTTCGCTCGTCGGCCTCCGCTCGTTCGCGTCGCTCACTCGCGGAGTGAATCGCGGCACTCGGGTTCTTCGAACCGCTCGCGCCGCGAATGCTACAGTTTGCTGGTTAGTTCTGCTGTAGCTTCTCGGCGCACCCATCCGAGAACGGCCGGAATCGCCGGCCAGCCGGGCGTCCGCCCGGCTAGTAGTCGAGAAGTGACGCCGAAACGTTCGGAGAAAACGCTACTGGGGGTGTTTCAATCGCCCACAGGGAGGGGTCAGCGAGGGGCGAGAGACCGACTCCGAGCGGTCCGATACCGGGAACGTCAGTGCCGTTGACCGGTGGCGTCACCGTGGGGCCGGCTCCGGCCCCCTCACTCGCGTTTCCCGCTGCCACCGTCGTATTCACAACCGTCGTGGTGGCTGGCCCGTCAGTGGACGGGCCGTTTCCCGCTCCCGGCCCACCGGTAGCGGGTTTGCGGGACTCGTTGACCGGCGGTCCCGCGATGTCGCGGGCTATCGCCGCCATCTCCGTACCGGTGAGCTTGTCGGCGTCCGCCTGGATGCGGCCGAGAGCCGCGGTGTCGACTCCCCTCGACGCCAGCACGTCGGCGGGCAGGCCGCGCGCCGTCTCAGTGGTCCGGTTCGAGAGCCGGCGCACGGTCCTGATCTCGGTGGCTAGCTGCGCCATCTCCCCCCGGAACTGCCCGAGGGAGATGTCACCGTTCTGCCTGGCGTCGAGGAGCTCCTGCTTGCGCTCCCGGAGTTCGGCGAGCCGTGTCGTCAGGTCCTCGCTCTGCTCGGCGACGACCGCCGCCTTCGAGGCGTTCGAGTTCGCCGCGGCGACGCGGTGGCCGAACGTCCGCTCGGCCACCTCGCCGGCGACTTCCGCACCCTGAACGTTGACGACGCCGGCCAGCCGAGCGCCGGGCGCCGTCTCGTTCTCGCTCTCGTTGGTCTCGGTATCGTTCTCCTGCACGTCGAACGTCGCTGCCGTGGTCGACGTCACCGACGTCTCGGCCACCGACCCGGCGGCCAGCGGCGCGCCGGTCGCCACGACGACGAGTGCAGTCACCAGCAGTACGGTCGCTCTCATCTCGACCAGTCCTTGTGGCCTCCCGCCCTTATACCCGGGCGACCGTGCGGGCGACTTGTGTGGGATTAACGCCGATTAACTCGGGTTAAGAGATCGGGTTACAGGAGCTCAGTCGCCGTCTAACGGCAGAATAGGGATCGGGTGTCAGTTCGTGTAATAGTACTCGCCGTCGCGCTTCTGTTGTTTGTCCAGCTGGCTGCCGGGTTTGTTGATGCGCGGGCGGCCGAGGTTCTCGTCGCGGCGGAACGTCACGTCGAGGTTCGCGAGGAACTCGTTCATCCCCGAGCGCATCGCCTGCGGGGTCGAGGCGCGGCCGTGTTGAGCGGGCTCGCCGTCGAACACCATCAGGCGGTCGGCAGCCAGGTCGACCATGTAGATGTCGTGGTCGATGACCATCACGGTGGTCTCGCGGTTCTCCGCGAACCGCCGGATGGCGCGCGTGGCGAGCACGCGCTGCTCGACGTCGAGGTGCGCCGAGGGCTCGTCGAGGAGGTAGAGGTCGGCGTCCTTCGACAGCGTCGCGGCGATGGCGACGCGCTGGCGCTCCCCGCCCGAGAGGTCCGTGAGGTTCTGCTCGAGGATGCGCTCGAGCTGGAGCGGGTCGCCGATTTCGGTGTTCCAGTACGACGTGCCGAAGTCGTCCGTGATGGAGGAGAGGAACGCGTCGACACGCATGTGCTGGTCGGCCTCCACGTACTGCGGCTTGTACGCGATGTCGAGGCCGACGTCGAGGTCGTCGTCGGCCTCCCCGCCGACGGTGGTGGGTTCGAGGTCGCCCGCGAGCAGTTTCGCGAACGTCGACTTCCCGATACCGTTCGGCCCGACGACGCCCAGCACCTCGTTGCGGTGGATGTCGCCGCCGTCGACGGTGAGCGTGAACTCGCCCTCGCCGTAGGACTTCGCCATGTCCGGGTAGGAGATGAGCGTCTCCTGGCGGGAGGCGGGCCGCGGCGCGTGCTCCTCGAACGTGATGGCCTCCGGCCGGATGCGCATGTTCTCGTTGTCGAGGTAGCCCCGGAGGTACTCGTTGATGCCGTTGCGCACGCTCTTCGGCGTCGTGACGACGCCGTAGACCGAGGGTTCACCGTACGCGACGTGGATGGAGTCCGCGAGCATGTCGAGGACGGCGAGGTCGTGTTCGACCACGAGCACGGCGCGGTCCTCCTCCTCGGCGAGTTCGCGGACGATGCGCGCCGCGGTGACGCGCTGGCCGATGTCGAGGTACGGCGTGAGTTCGTCGACGAAGTAGAAGTCCGCGTCGCGAGCGAGCGTCGCCGCGAGCGCGACCCGCTGGAGTTCACCGCCGGACAGCGAGTCGATGGACTGGTCCATCACGGGGCGGATGGAGAGCCGGTCGACGAGGTCGTCGAGGACGTCTCGCTCGTCCGTACGTTCGAGGAGTTCGCGGGTCGTGCCGCCGAACTGCTCGGGAATCTGGTCGACGTACTGGGGCTTCTTCGCGACGCTGATATCGCCGTCGCGGACCGCCGCGAGGTAGTCCTGGAGCTCGGTGCCGCGGTAGGCGTCGATGACCTCCTCCCAGTCGGGTTCGTCCTCGTGACGCCCGAGGTTGGGGGTGATCTCGCCCGCGAGCACGTTCACGGCGGTCGACTTCCCGATGCCGTTCGGCCCGAGTAGTCCCGTGACTTTCCCGGGTTCGGGGACCGGGAGGCCGTACAGCGAGAAGGCGTTCTCGCCGTAGCGGTGGGTCGGGTTGTCCTCGAGTTCCTGCGGGAGGTTGATGATCTCGATGGCGTCGAACGGGCACTTCTCGACGCAGATGCCGCAGGTCTCCCCGAGACAGATCTCCTCGGAGATGCGGACCTGGTCGGGGTCGCCGTCCTCGGCGTCGTCGCCGCGGAGCGTGATGCACTCCTTGCCCGTCCGGTTGGGCGGGCAGTAGTTCGCGCACTCGTAGTTGCAGCGGTCGGGCTGACACCTGTCCAGGTCGACGACCGCGATGCTGTCCTCCGCCATCGTTACAGGCTGACGCCCTCGGAGAGGAGCACGCCCCACGTGATGAACCAGAGCGCGAAGGTCATGAAGAGGACGTAGACGTGGTCTTTCGCCGAGAAGTCCGAGATGTCGACGCCGAACAGCCGCATCAGGCCGAGTTCGACGGCGACCACGCCGAACATGACGAGCAGCCCCGTCCTGCTCGAGGGGTCGGTGACGACGGCCTCGGAGAGGAAGGCCGCCGCGACACCGCCCAGCGTGGCGATGGTGGTCACCTTCAGGCTCCGCTGGTGGGAAGCCTTCGGGTCCACAGTCTCTGTCATACCAGTTCCTCCGGGAGCCTCTGTCAAAAGGCGTTCGCTTGCCGTACGCGAGCGTCCCGGCGAGGGGAGCCAGTCGTGGCAGACCCTCCCGCAGTTTTAAGCGCCTGGGGTGTTTCGATTCGTAATGATGGCTGAAGACGACAGTGTGCTGGAGGACCTCCCACCGAGCGCGAAGCTCGTGTTCAAGGTACTCGAGTACGACGGCCCCCTCACGCAGAAACGAATCGTCGAAGAGACCATGCTCTCCGCGCGTACCGTCCGCTACGCGCTCGAGCGACTGGAGGACCGCGGCGTCGTCGACGAGGACATCTACTTCGCCGACGCCCGCCAGAGCCTCTACCAGCTCACCTGCGAGACCGACGACGCCAACGCCGAAGCCGACGCGGAAGCCGCCTAACTCTCTACGCCGACAGCCAGTTCTTCGCTACCGCTCCCCCAGTCGGCAGTGACTCGCTCCTCGTTCTCGCCGTAGATGGGCACCCGAACCTCGACAGTACCCCGCTCTCCGGGCGCGACGTCCACCGCTCCGACGTCGTAGCCGCTGGTCGACTGTGACGTCGCCGCTGCGCGGAACGTTCCGGTGGTGCCGCCGCTGTTCTCCGCGGTCACGGTGACAGCCGCTTCGCTCCCCTTCTGGACTGTGTCGGGCACCGATGCGTCGGTCACCGCGAACTCTGCGGGGTCCGCCAGGAAGTCGAGTTGGGACGCGTCGAGTTCGACGTCCCCGACGGCGCCACTCGCCGCGTTCACGGGGTCGGGAAGCGCGTACGTGACGATGGAGCGTTCGTCCGTATCACGCTGGGAGAAGACGGCGTCCGCACCGACGCTGCCGGCGACATCGCTGGCTGGGTAGTGTGACTGGCCGTCCAGCGCGAGTCCCTGGTGGTGTTCGTCGGCGACGAGCGCGAAGACGAACAGGGGGCCGCTCCCCGTCACCGTGTACGCGTTGAAGTGCGACCCGGCGTAGAGGTACGTGAACGACCGGCCGACCCAGACGTCGCCGACGGCTGGAACCGACGTGGTCGTCGTCGTTTGCGTGGTCGATTCGTCCGTCGTCGTGGACGGCTCTGTCGTCGAGCGCTCCGTCGTCGGTGTAGCAGAGTTGCCCGCACTGGTACACCCGGCGAGCGCCGCAGAGGAGAGTCCTGCAGCGGACGCGAGGAACTGTCGTCGTCGCATTGCCCGAGTCGACTCGGCCGTCCGACAAGTGCTTTCGGGCCTGCCGGACCGTCTCGCGGCCGTTCCTACTCGTTGGGGACGACGGAGACCATCTCCTCGCGGTCGATGGCGCGCTCGAGTTCCTCCGCGATGGCCGACCCGCGGGAGACCTTGATGTCGCCGCCGCGGCCGACCGTCGCCGTGAACAGATAGTCGCCGTCGGCCTGCACTTCCACCGTCTCGCCGGAGCGCTCGCCCTGCAGCGGGAGGATGATGTGACGCGAGGTGATTTCGGGCGTGACGATCTTGCCGGCGGGTTCGGCGCCGCCGCCTCCCCCACCGCCACCGCCGCTGTTACTGCCCCCGCCCGCCACCTGGCCGGGGCGCTCGTCGAGGGTCCGCACGTCGATGCTGATGCCGAGGCGGTTCTCGATGTCCGAGATGCGGCCGCCGCCCTTCCCGATGACGTGGCTGATCTCGTCGTCGGAGACGTACACCACGGCGTCGTTCGGGCCGCGGATGTCCACCTCGACGGGGCCGCGGGTGGCGGCCTGGATCTCCCGTTCGACCTCCTGTTTCGCGAGGCGGTCGACGCCGGAGTCGGAGCTCCCGCTTTCGCCGTCCAGGGGCACCGTGACGACCTGGCGGTTGAACGTGTAGATCTCGTAGGCTGGAGTCTGGGTGGCGAAGTCCCGGACCTGGATGACCGGGCGCGCGAGGTCCTCCTCCATCAGGCCCTCGGGCACCTTCACCTCCGTCGTCACGTCGTAGACGGTCTCCACGTCACCCTCCTCGATGTAGACGACGGTGTCGACGATCTGGGGGATCATGCCGAGTTCGACGCGGCCGACGAGGCGCTGGAGCGCGTCGATGGGGCGGGTGGCGTGGACGACGCCGACCATCCCGACGCCCGCGAGGCGCATGTCCGCGAACACCTCGAAGTCGTCGGTCTTCCGCACCTCGTCGTAGATGGTGTAGTCGGGGCGCACCATCAGCAGCGAGTCCGCGGTCTTCGCCATGTCGCCGCCGAGTTCCGTGTACTGCGTGACGTCCTCGCCGACCTGGAGGTCCCGCGGCTTCTCCATGGTCTTCACGACGTTGCCGGCGTCGGAGAGGAACTCCGCGACGGCCGTCGCGAACGTCGACTTCCCGGCACCCGGTGCGCCCGCGATGAGCACGCCGCGGTCCCGCTCGAGCAGGCGCTCGCGGAGGTCGTCTGCGTGCTCGTAGTCGTCCATCGTCGTCTTCACGATGGGGCGAACGGCCGTAATCTCGATGCGCTCGGAGAACGGCGGTTCGGAGACGGCGATGCGCATGTCCCGCACCTGCGCGATGGTCATCCCCTCCTCGGAGAGTTCGACGAACCCGTCGTCGGCGCGCTTGGCGGTGCTGATGATCTCGTTGGCGTGCTCCTTCAGCGCGTCAGTGTCGAGCACTTCGTCGCCGACGTCCTGGTAGGTGATGTCGCCGACCTCGCCGCGCTTGGCCTTCGGCACCAGGCCGTCCTTCAGGTGGACGCTCATCGTCAGGTCGTCGAAGTACTTCTCGACGGCGAGCTCCCCGAGGTCGTACTCGAGGGGTTCGAGGTACTCCACCTCGATGCCCTTGCCCTTCGCGACCTCCGCCTGCACGATGTCGCTCGTGACGAAGACGGCGTCGTACTCCGCGGCGACGTCCCGGATGATGGCGTCGATGGCGCCCGCGGAGGCCCGCTTGATGTCGTCCTCGCCGGCGCGCTCGCCGACGTACTCCACCTCGATGTCGCCGTCGTCGGCCAGCTCGACGAGGCGCTGGAGCTCTTCGAGTCCGTCCCAGCCGGTCTGCCGGCCGCTGTTCGCCTGCGCTTCGATCTCGCCGACGACCGCCTCGGGTACGTACACCGTGGCGCCCGCGTAGTCGCCGTCGGCGACCCGCTGAGAGATGCGGCCGTCGACGACGACGCTCGTGTCGGGAACGACGTTCATTGGCTGGTGGTAGTCCCGGCGCACGGATAAGGGTGTATAGACGGGGGCGCACCCCCAGCGGACGACGCCGGGGGCTAAGTTCCCTCGTCCCCTCGTTCCGGTGTGAACGTTCGAACGCTGGCCGAGCGACTCGTCTCCATCCCGAGCCACGAGGACGAGGCGGCCGCCGGCGACGCCATCGAGTCGTGGCTCCGCGAGCAGACGGACGCCGACGTGACCCGCGACGACGCGGGCAACGTCCTGGCGTGGCGCGAGCGGGACGCCGACGGCCCGTCGCTCGCGCTCGTGGGCCACCACGACGTCGTGCCGCCGGATGAGCGCCAGACGACCGACGATGGCTACGTGGTCGAGGAGCGCGAGGACCGCCTCTACGGCCGCGGCACCGCGGACATGAAGGGCGCCGTCGCCGCGATGCTGCTCGCCTTCGGGGACGCCGACCCCGACCGCCCGCTCGCGTTCGCCTCGTTCGTCGGCGAGGAGACCGGCGGCGAGGGCGCCCGCTCCGCCATCGACGACGGCTTCGCGCCCGACCGGGCGCTCGTCGCCGAGGGCTCGACGGGCTACTCCGCTCCGGGGGTGCTCGACGTCGCCGTCGCGCACAAGGGTCGCCGCGCGAGTACCGTGAGGGCGACCGGCGAGGCCGCCCACGCCAGCCAGCCCGAAGCGGGCGAGAACGCCATCT
Encoded proteins:
- a CDS encoding potassium transporter TrkA — translated: MFWLPLVAASGTPAVTPQMLVVFAVVLGALVLFVTEWLPIDVTAILVMVVLIVLGDWTQVSTQEGISGFSNKATVAVLAMLILSSGVSRTGLVQIIGRKMAAFAGTSKRRQLLATIGAGGPVSGFINNTPVVAILVPVVSDLAHKGKTSPSKLLIPLSFASMLGGMLTLIGTSTNLLASETAARLGESQGIESLHAFSMFEFTQLGVLVLVVGSLYLFTVGYRLLPERVPPEDDYLTEYEMSDYLAEVVVGESSPLVGKTVSEAIDVDRFDADVLQLVRGDERFIRPIGQKVIRPGDVLAIRTDRDTLGGISSVDDLSLVGTPETEDELEPTTQEEQALVEVVIQSGSSLVGETLASASFRNRYDANVLAFRSRGETLHERMDRVEMRVGDTLLVQAPRDSIDRLSTSQDFIVAHEPDEPDYRSEKIPHAIAVIVGVVVAATVTPLHIVTTALGGVVAMVALGVLRPAEVYDSVDWNVIFLLAGVIPLGIALEQTGAAALLGSLVASTGTVLPAVGVLWVFYVFTGLITGVISNNASVVLMIPVAVEAAVDIGANPFAFVLAVTFAASTSFMTPVGYQTNLFVYGPGDYRFGDFFRVGFPLQMLLSVVTVAGIVAFWGL
- a CDS encoding NADPH-dependent F420 reductase, which encodes MRIALLGGTGDIGEALALRWAYHTDHEVVIGSRDPEKARAKAEGYETELDSRGVEKKITGFENAMAADRADVVVLAVPAYHVADLVHEIADRLDDDTLLVSPAVGMKKREGGFGYNPPEAGSVTRLVVDAAPDEVAVVGAFHNLSADRVANLDVELDLDTLVVGDDGDAKRNVADLASGIEGLRALDAGPLANAAEVESLTPLLINLAINNEGLHDVGVKFE
- a CDS encoding HAD family hydrolase, which translates into the protein MQVEAVVLDIDGVLVDVADSYRRAIVESVEHVYGDTIEKAAVQQFKDAGGFNNDWTLTDAAALFVLSKREGYDGDVVAFTDEIAERGGGLAGAEEVVRARLDSDTAERVFDEWDPDRLREVFQQLYLGSALYEELEGGEAELDTPGYINDESVLVTPETVEWLTERYPVCVLTGRPADEATIALDRAGLDVPENRRFTMDDWDEGKPDPRALVELAERTDADSVVFVGDTLDDVQTAVNAREADAERTYYGVGVLTGGLTGDSGRRKYDDADADRVLDSVNDLPAILDSD
- a CDS encoding peptidase M54 (probable zinc-dependent endopeptidase; similar to human proteins archaemetzincin-1 and -2); this encodes MRVDIVPVGDVPAQVKREASSSLRSVYDCDVVVASEQEVPQGAYDDARSQYRAAELIDLATRVSDGDKTLAITPEDLFYRRRNYVFGLAYLDGRGCVVSTYRLQTSSDGGFSERPAADVFDDRVRKEVVHELGHTLGLEHCDNNRCAMNFSPTVREVDRKEENLCGSCQRTVF
- a CDS encoding ATPase (originally found to be an inhibitor of the antiviral RNase-L in human cells; contains ABC-type nucleotide binding domains; putatively functions in RNA maturation) gives rise to the protein MAEDSIAVVDLDRCQPDRCNYECANYCPPNRTGKECITLRGDDAEDGDPDQVRISEEICLGETCGICVEKCPFDAIEIINLPQELEDNPTHRYGENAFSLYGLPVPEPGKVTGLLGPNGIGKSTAVNVLAGEITPNLGRHEDEPDWEEVIDAYRGTELQDYLAAVRDGDISVAKKPQYVDQIPEQFGGTTRELLERTDERDVLDDLVDRLSIRPVMDQSIDSLSGGELQRVALAATLARDADFYFVDELTPYLDIGQRVTAARIVRELAEEEDRAVLVVEHDLAVLDMLADSIHVAYGEPSVYGVVTTPKSVRNGINEYLRGYLDNENMRIRPEAITFEEHAPRPASRQETLISYPDMAKSYGEGEFTLTVDGGDIHRNEVLGVVGPNGIGKSTFAKLLAGDLEPTTVGGEADDDLDVGLDIAYKPQYVEADQHMRVDAFLSSITDDFGTSYWNTEIGDPLQLERILEQNLTDLSGGERQRVAIAATLSKDADLYLLDEPSAHLDVEQRVLATRAIRRFAENRETTVMVIDHDIYMVDLAADRLMVFDGEPAQHGRASTPQAMRSGMNEFLANLDVTFRRDENLGRPRINKPGSQLDKQQKRDGEYYYTN
- a CDS encoding ArsR family transcriptional regulator encodes the protein MMAEDDSVLEDLPPSAKLVFKVLEYDGPLTQKRIVEETMLSARTVRYALERLEDRGVVDEDIYFADARQSLYQLTCETDDANAEADAEAA
- a CDS encoding ATPase, with protein sequence MNVVPDTSVVVDGRISQRVADGDYAGATVYVPEAVVGEIEAQANSGRQTGWDGLEELQRLVELADDGDIEVEYVGERAGEDDIKRASAGAIDAIIRDVAAEYDAVFVTSDIVQAEVAKGKGIEVEYLEPLEYDLGELAVEKYFDDLTMSVHLKDGLVPKAKRGEVGDITYQDVGDEVLDTDALKEHANEIISTAKRADDGFVELSEEGMTIAQVRDMRIAVSEPPFSERIEITAVRPIVKTTMDDYEHADDLRERLLERDRGVLIAGAPGAGKSTFATAVAEFLSDAGNVVKTMEKPRDLQVGEDVTQYTELGGDMAKTADSLLMVRPDYTIYDEVRKTDDFEVFADMRLAGVGMVGVVHATRPIDALQRLVGRVELGMIPQIVDTVVYIEEGDVETVYDVTTEVKVPEGLMEEDLARPVIQVRDFATQTPAYEIYTFNRQVVTVPLDGESGSSDSGVDRLAKQEVEREIQAATRGPVEVDIRGPNDAVVYVSDDEISHVIGKGGGRISDIENRLGISIDVRTLDERPGQVAGGGSNSGGGGGGGGGAEPAGKIVTPEITSRHIILPLQGERSGETVEVQADGDYLFTATVGRGGDIKVSRGSAIAEELERAIDREEMVSVVPNE
- a CDS encoding peptidase M20, whose amino-acid sequence is MNVRTLAERLVSIPSHEDEAAAGDAIESWLREQTDADVTRDDAGNVLAWRERDADGPSLALVGHHDVVPPDERQTTDDGYVVEEREDRLYGRGTADMKGAVAAMLLAFGDADPDRPLAFASFVGEETGGEGARSAIDDGFAPDRALVAEGSTGYSAPGVLDVAVAHKGRRASTVRATGEAAHASQPEAGENAIYRACDAVDLIRNLDAPSAEVFGETLSGSVAVTEIEGGTAWNVLPEGCEVTVDERTVPGERAAVEEVEAIEGVTWTVDQDLPPMACDDESFADDALEAVRAVQDGDGERVSKPHATDAGWLADAGVSCLVCGPAEPGEAHTATESVSLDVLERCRRVYERLASA